A single region of the Anomaloglossus baeobatrachus isolate aAnoBae1 chromosome 2, aAnoBae1.hap1, whole genome shotgun sequence genome encodes:
- the PITHD1 gene encoding PITH domain-containing protein 1, whose protein sequence is MSHGHSHGGGCACGAERTEAPERGLEYGLYKKIDVNKLECLNESLEGSGKGVFKAWEDRGDRSRFVESDDDAELLFNIPFTGNVKLKGIILIGEDSDEHPSEIRLFKNIPHMSFDDVGREADQVFNLHVDTRGELEYPTKITRFSNVYHLSIHVSKNFGAENTKIYYIGLRGEWSEAPRNEVRIFTYEAAPNPADHNIAHISPQSHFIS, encoded by the exons ATGTCGCACGGCCACAGTCATGGTGGAGGATGCGCTTGTGGGGCTGAGCGCACAGAAGCACCGGAGCGCGGGCTGGAGTACGGGCTGTACAAGAAGATAGACGTCAATAAGCTGGAGTGCCTGAATGAGAGCCTGGAGGGGAGCGGGAAGGGAGTGTTCAAGGCCTGGGAAGACCGTGGAGACCGGAGCAGG TTTGTAGAAAGCGATGATGATGCAGAATTGCTGTTTAACATCCC GTTTACTGGCAATGTGAAATTAAAAGGGATTATTCTCATTGGCGAGGATAGTGATGAGCACCCTTCAGAAATTAGATT ATTTAAGAACATTCCGCACATGAGCTTTGACGACGTTGGAAGGGAAGCTGATCAAGTTTTCAATCTACATGTTGACACCAGAGGAGAACTAGAATATCCTACAAA AATTACTCGCTTTTCAAATGTATATCATCTGTCTATCCATGTTTCCAAAAACTTTGGCGCTGAAAACACCAAGATTTACTACATTGGTTTAAGAGGCGAATGGTCAGAA GCACCTCGCAATGAAGTGAGAATCTTCACCTATGAAGCTGCTCCAAACCCTGCTGATCATAATATAGCGCACATCAGTCCGCAGTCTCATTTTATCTCCTAG